The Pieris rapae chromosome 8, ilPieRapa1.1, whole genome shotgun sequence genomic interval CAGATTCAAAGGCTTTAAGTGTTCatgtaaagaaaatagaaGTTCACCCGAACTACGATTATATGAATTTCGCATATTCCTTAGCACTTTTGAAGACTAAAGAGGATATATCGTACAGCAAACTCGTGATGCCGATTGATCTTCCCACAGCTCCAACTAAAATTgctgataatttatttgcactAGGATGGAAGCTTAAAGGGGTTAGTGGTTCATATCAGATGGTTGTTCGATTAGTGACTTACGCGTTTGACACTCAATCCTAAGGTTCTGCGTTCAAATATCGGAAACTATGATGttttttgaaatgaaactttaggcgcatgattgtaaaaaatgtacggatgaaacgtcacgaagatgtgcagcactttttcaaagaaaagggagagagcgattgagaccgatcgagagagagtgagaacgAGAAAAAATATACGCTATTGGTccatgtattcgtttagtagttatgtattagaattttagatggcaattctaaTATTCAAATGCCTGTTTTCTAGAGCGTCTATCAACCTTAAATACGCTTTCAAGACGTATCAAccatttttttccttttaaactcatacatattaatattgaaagaGACTACCGTAACCGCGAACGGGCTTGAGTCACCATTTTGTGTAGGTAAGAGGAAGGAGTATCGGTGTTCGGCACCTGATATACCACGTCATATCTGTCTGTGTGATATCACGAACAAACTCGGcctgattataaaatatacattcgAGATGTCAATTcgcataaaaataatggaaacTGTATCAACATATACCGTACGAACTGTAATCCATGCTTTATACCAGTACGTGTGTAAATTTGAGTTAGGAACGCcgcgataaatattaattacatgtaGATTAGGATTGTCTATTAATTACTTGTCTGTCGCGtggttttaaattgaattttaattattgtatttggtGGATCTATATACCTACCTACTGCGGTAACACAaggttgttttaaataataattttatacattttgggACTTAAGGAaggatattttatacattaatcatATGTACTAAGTTCGTCGCTAACAGTAAGTATTTTAAGTGAAATATACTATGCGACTATTTAGAATCTGCTCTTACAAAGTACTGTCCCTACATCCAACTGGAGGATAACGAAGGACATTTCGAACGACACGCTCGAACATGCGGAAGGAAAAGTAAATGAAGCGTTGGTAGACCGCGGCGAAGGTGGTAGGATGATCTCGTTGATGTCGCGGACGAATAGTAGCTGAAGCTGAAGTAGCTGAACCAAACCAAAACCAAACAACAGTAAAACAAATGGAGAAGGCAATTACCCAAGATGGGTTACTCTAAAAACAATTACTGCAATGATTAAcctaatttaagtaaaaataatccacaatatacacaaaatccattttagagaaataataaaacagcttattgttttttattctacAAAAAGAAACTCTTCATGCTTTTGTCATTCCCAAAATATATCGATATGTTGATAGCGTTTAAAGGtatgtatgttattaattataataaaaaaaatatttatttttcaggatAAAAATccaacaaataatttacaagtGAAAAGAGTAACAGCTCTAAGTAATAACGCATGTTTTAAAGGAGCGTGTAATAAATTATCTCCTGATAAGTCTGTTTTggccattaaaaataataaaggatTTGATACCGATAAAGAATATTTCGTAAGTAAACCTTTGTTTTTCCAGCCTTTGTTTGCTCATTATCACTGGATTTgccgtaataaatatttaatcaaacatAATAGTaacattacttaaaaaaaaattgtctaaacATACGCAAAAAGAGTTTATCCAActgaaaataagattaataccATATGAAAGgctaaattaacaaattaatgaaaataataaacatatataaatatatatttattcattttgtatacatttattataactaatcggcgaaatattttacattaaactttTCACAATAGTCAATTTCAGATGtgcacaaatatttcattaggaatgttgataaattatgtaattattattttctgacaattatcattaattttttaaaataatccaacCAAATAAGAAAGTTACGCACCAAAAAATACAACTAAATTAGAAAGTTGCGCACCAAAAAAGTAACGAGGTCAATTCATCAGTAGATTTTACCTgtcatatttttctcatacCGGGCGCCTTATATATCATAATCGATTATAGAGCTATATATAATCCTCACATTGAGCCTGCCTTAAAATGATTTCCCGTGTAttgcaaatgtatttaattgacTCAAGTCACAGATAGCATTTAATCTTGATTCTGATGTTTTCTCTTGATGATgacgaaataattaattagagtTACATATGTCATCGAATGAATGATATGGCACTATTATTCGAAGATTGTCATGTCCTTTccaattgaaattttaacactaaaaaaatgggggaggcctttgccagtgggcacacagaatcagttatcatagacaacaaaaacaatagctaaaatgctataaataaataaataaataaaatatgtcatcATGTTCTAAGAACATTATTAAACCTGTtggcttatatatattaacaatgtTCTAAGAATTTATGggttcatataaaaaaaaatttatatgtttttgctTATGTGTAGTGCGtttctaatataacattttttatagagtGATATCGGAGGGCCACTAGTTAACGAGGCCAAAAAAATTGTGGGAGTCATCCTAATAATGTTCGAGCCTTCAGAACCAAAACGTCAGGGATTATGTGCAAAAGTTTACGATGGATTACCAtggattaataaaatgttaaaagacaattactaaaatatagaaattattaataattttcatacataaagataattaaaattataagaattcttattattttcattatttggcGACGAAACATTTCTcaaaattttgacttttgcCCTCCAATCGTACAAATCACTTCTGTGCCAATTAATAGATTTGTATGTTATCCAAACGTTTTTCTGTGGTTGAAGGAAACGTAAGGAAACCGATACGTTTAAGAcccaaaaatttgaatatcaGTGTCTGGAAAGCTAACTGACTTGTctatattttaagtagaatcggttcagaaatactttgGTGGCCAGCAATCCTACAGTAATGTAAGGCAAACCTTCTAATTTCAATAGACTGAACTAAACCATATAAACCTCATATGTAACTACTTGCtgttataaagatatatagatACGAGCAGACGCAGCCAAGCGTTACTGTGGCAAAGgttttattacatagtagtaaaaaCGGTAGAATTTACGTGAAAgttagatagcttatgtgaaacgttggtacttttaacacaacgccatgttataattgtatcaaataataatcaaatatttgcaattaaataatattgcaggtataaattgagatgtaacctatcctatcttttaagttagattaaACTGCACATGGTGTCCAACTTTGATTAGTTAATTCGGTAGTTTAGgtgtccatcgcggacaaacaacgtgacacgcgatttatatatattaagatataacaatataattatagccATAAAGCCGTTCTTAAAACATTTGTCTTCAAATGAAAAAAACGTGTTTTCCGACAACAAGTTAAGACCACGAGTCGGTGTTAAATTATTTGCTACAACGGTTGCATTGTTGAAAGCTTGAAACGTAAACCTCTACCATTTGTTATTTACGAaatggaatttattttatttttctatggtTACTTCACAGAGTTACACCGTAGTCAGAACTACTACGAGAAAATACTCTAATCTAAGACTAAACATTGTATAATTGAGTGAAAAAATAGCACcagaataatacaaataaaatgtgcTAGAAAAAATTACGATTAACTAATTTTAAGCAAAAAAATTCAGTTGATTTCAGCAGACTAATGTATCAGCATTGCAATGCATGAGTCCAACTAATAAGCAAACGAATtgctaaaaattatttataagatcatCAGCCAAGAGCAAGACATGTATGAGCAAATTCTTGACGATTTCCGCTACATCATTCAGCATAATCAGAAAATCCAACAGTACCAAATTACTGCCTAGTGTCGCACCTGATCTCGTAAAGTAAGCCTCTGAACTAGACCCAGCATATTTCACCTATTGAGTTAAATTTTCCACAAAACTGGCCATACTGTATAAAAAGTTTGGagtaattcatatttatacaaatttctgCAATGGCCCGTTATTGTCAAACAATTCATATCCGTTTATATCGAAATCAGGCAGCATCTACCGGTTTCTCCAATTTCTACTGTGAGCTAATATTTGCCACATAATTGAAGAGGTAAGATAATTTAAGAGATATTGCGAGAACTAATAGTAAGTGCACGTTTCTTTACAGTGTATCGAAAATAAAAAGTTCTAGAGTCGGTACATTTTTACTTTGTCAGTCTCAGAGTTCGTCTTTGTCCAATAAGAAATAGTTTGTCGCCTTCTTTACACCCTCCCACTGctgcaattttaaatattatctacgTCTAGTCTCGGATCGATAGTATCTTATCCtttctatattatactttGTAGTAAGAAAACAGCTCGAGGCTgcaagtattaaaatttacgtcTTTGTCTTAAGTTCATATTGCCTGCCTCTTCTAAATTATTAGTTGTCTTATGAGTAGTTGGTGAtgagtattaaattaatatataaaaaaatcaagtaaaaatgtatataatgtaaatgtttaatctatatataattgtaattgataAGTACTTCCGGTCTTGGCAATAGGCTTCAAAATGATATTATCATATTTGCtgatgatattataatttctaatatatcAATTGTATAAATACAGTATATCCTTAGATAGACAATTATcttcaaatgaaataaaacaatgttgaTAGAAGTAACAGTGCACAATTAGTAAGTAATTAATGCGGAAAAGTTCAGCGAAGAAAGGAAGACAAATAACTGAAGTCGACCAAACTTGATAATTCGCCGAGTACTCAAGTTTGCAATTTATTTCAACTGCGATTTATTAGGACTCTGATTATAAAGGAGTCAGAAATTCAAGCATGAGAAGTTTGCCCGAGCGTGCATTGGCTTTGCAACCCTGTGGTCGTAATTTCGAATCAAGTGAACAATTTGGTTatcaataaatagatataactaCTTGTAGAAATAACTATTCAacatgattattataaaaaatattgaaaggcatttatttattatattatttatatacaggtataatatattaacattaaagtaTTCTTTTGAGTAATATAGTACTAGCACACTCtcccacacacacacatacacccTCTCACCTTGCTCACAGAGAACACTTGAACACTCCAcaccataatataattacttgttaaatagattgtaaattataacatatgttTTGCCAATGAGTCATGTACTTGATGCTCGAGTTTTTCtctgatatatttaaaggGTTGGGCGGTGTATGCTGAAATACAGGTTCACATCTAGTTCAGCGTCTGATGAACctgactaattttatttatattactagcgcaattagatataaatttttccTGTGAgacaaacttaaaataaattattattattattattaattcgcTCATTCGGTAAAGGAAAGCATCTTGAGGAAATCATACCGGTTttcttagaaaaataaaaatatttatttatagtatgatTGTGTTAGGTGAATAAACAAAACCAGGTAAAAGCTTTTGTTTGTGGTTGTATTAGTaaccttataaatataaattaaaataaggtcGATATTGTCTCTTCTAGCCATTTTGACCCTCATCAGATTTGACACATTGAAGTTGACCCTAAGTGATTGTATTAAATTCCCGTGATATGCTGTTTCATGGTATTCATGACATATTTTGGCATAGTCACtgtcataatttaataaaatttaaagccCTTTTTGATATGAGATATTGttcgtaataaaaatgttaaatataatatttatacaatttgagaggagattttataaatttctatcaaattaataaataggatttacaatatttgtatacattagttagaTTTTCAACTGGTTTTCTCTTACAATCTACCTATGTAAGAGAAAACTTTTCGACACATGCATCCTAGCAATTCTCACAGCTGTCAAAGAGCTTAGGAAATAAGTATTAGAtagaaaataagaattaacaaaatacgttataaaatttaagtgaTAAAACAGGATTTGCTGACgttacatacaaaacaaaacatttaaaatgggCTGGAAATACCAAAAAAAGGAGCCGATGAATGGAGCAAAATTGTAACACTATACAACCAAGGGGCCATAAAATAAACGTAGGTAGACAATTTAAAAGGTCGATAAAAGCATGGAAATGGCTGATAAGACTCAGACCTGAACAAGATTGgtatacaataaagaaaagtGGAAGACAATGGGGTAGTTTTTTGCCCTTTGTCCTATTCCACCGATCTTGTGTGCCTATACAGAATCAGTTATCGtagattaagaaaaacaatagttataatgtatatatttttcatttcagcGAAGCCATACCTACATGCCTTCGCTATTGTAATCTATATAAAcgatgaaatttatttaattccacagtacataatatatataggatAATTAGTTATCACCGAACCGTTgcgtacataaaataatatccatTAGCAAATACAATGTTTATGAGGGCGGTTAATGGTTATATTggctttgatattaattaaactgttaTAATCGGATTGAATTCAttagtcatatttattattaaatatcagtGATTACAAGGGAGTTATAGGGTTAATTCATTAATACGctataaatacacaatatgtattttaatgaaaattaatctTTATCAACTTGATTAACAAAATAGTAGTGACATTAGTTTCAACGAAAGTTTcaacacaatatataatacatatacagggcgtcccacgacgatgccacacggagggaaagtaccttaaatattaatgataggatattttactgaaagaagaactcatttaatttttaataataagtagaactgcattcacagatttttttaaagttgcctacctcaaccgggaatcgaacccaccAAATGTGgcagtaaaattacatgtattttataatagcgtttgaaagggctactcataagcattattttttccttaataacctagcatattaaatgaaactaaaaacataaaattttacattttatttaaaattttgttcagAGAATTTTCCTCAATTTCCTCTGAATTGCCCATGCTTCCAACAATTAACATTATCATTTCAAAAATCTACCCACTTGAGATACGAGATTTACGTGGTATAAGACCTACATGATAATAACAAAGCGATACATAAAGTGTAGTAGGTACTTCTTCATGAGCTCACAATTACCATggacttattattaaaaattaaacgatgtcttctttcagtaaaatatcctatcattaatatgtaaaatactttccctccgtgtggcatcgccgtgggacgccctgtatataGGAACCaataataacaacaaacaaaaaattaaaaaaaaattatgtgtgTCAGCTCCGACGCACGACTGGAGTTTACTCCTTAAGTATGATTgtctaaactaaaatatgaaCTATTGGTGCGCaccatattatgttttttttttttttttatagaacagggggcaaacgggcaggaggctcacctgatgttaagtgataccgccgcccatggacaccctcaatgccagagggctcgcgagtgcgttgccggccttttaagaattggtacgctcttttcttgaaggaccctaagtcgaattggttcggaaatacttcagttggcagctggttccacagagtggtggtgcgcggcaaaaactgcctggaaaaacgcgcagttgtggaacggcggacgtcgaggtgatacgggtgggtGATGTGCGCACTGTTCAATActgacatacatacatacagacTGACATACATACTTACAGActgacatacatacatagagACTGACATActgacatacatacatacgttattttttgattatttttaaattatgaacagtatagaatactataatatgtacaatataaaatttataacagacCACGTTAAATTGTGGTTTGAGCATGTAAGTCTCATTATGGTCATGCCCTTTAAACCCGACTATACacctttatatttttctttttatgtgcatTAAATGTGCTTTTTCTCTTTACTTGAATGTTGAAGGTAAACATCGTGAGTAAATCCAAAAATACCATAGTGTTATTTTATGTAGTAGAATCAAAAATttgatgatataaatttaaatgaacaattattaatcataacattttattacatttcattCTTGCATCAACCAttaggtaaaataatatttacagttcGCTTTATGAAGAATATTTTCCAGGaaacatctcaatttatattgATACACATGCGTCATAGTTAcatcatatatttatgttatgtttaaataaatatgagtgtaatatataaatgtaattattataactattatttaaaaataaatgctagATGTACCTATTGTGATAaatgacataattattatctgtttaatattttatactctatggttaaaactaataattctaAACAAACTTATTTTGTCCTACCCTCATTTGTGaatcatatttgtttgttaacgGGTATAAAAGAGCGGAGCTACGGTGGCGTAGTTCAGTGACTGGTTGACTTCCAAAGTGGTAATACCTAAAGTGGCTCATTGACATTCAAAGGTGATAATATCTAAGGTAcgatatatttgattattttgtatattgtctatTTATGTCATATTGAGGAATCATATAATCTTATTATGTAACGTCATTATATACTGATGACTGgcgtatttaataaatatggttaATACAAACAGTTGTTGTAGTTGATTATGATTAGGCATATTGTTATATACACTATTGCGATAAACACTGGTTATGTACTacgagataattaaaatatgattatgaatttaacccttttatttatatttccccttaataactaataataataagattctagttatatataatatcttttaaaataaaatttataacatcagAAGTGGGATAGACTTACTTCACCCCtagtaatacatttatatctaAGTTTCAGAATGGATCCTACTATCTTGGAAGGTCTGCTCAAGGCAATAACTGATGCTGTCTCTGGTCGTCGTCATGCCGATGACGACGTGGCACTCCCGGTCTTCGACCCAGCAACTAGTGACAGCGGTGCGGAAGGCTGGTGTAAGAGCATCGAGGAGTTATCAAAAGAATTTGGATGGAGCAGTATCACAACAGTCGCAAGAGCCGGTAAGGCTTTAAAAGGTTCCGCTTTGTTGTGGTTTGAGTCTTGGATACCGTCAGAAGGTCGAACATGGGAAAATTTCCGTACAGACCTCACAGACTTGTATCCTGAAAAACGGAACCTGTCTGAAAAACTATCCAAGGCCGTGTCATACAATTCCGATTCTGCAGATTCCTATTGCGAATACGCTAGGGAAAAGCTTAGATTGCTACGTAGTACGAAAATATCATTCACTGAAGACCAATTAATCGAACTAATCTGCGGTAGCGTAATCGATGTGAACGTCAGGATGGCTGCTTTCAACAGTAATGTTAAAACCACTTCTCAGCTAATATCCTTGTTCTCCAGTTATATAAAACCCAAGAAACGACCAATAgaacaaaatgattattaCAGTATAACAGGACAAAGTAAAGCCAAACGTCCAAAGTTAGAGATCCAAAATAATACTTCAGaaggaaaaaaatgttatttatgtgGTAAATCGGGTCACATCAAAACTCACTGCCATTTAAACCGAAATCCGCCAACTGAAACATTGATTAGTACTCCAAAAAGTAAGGTTTCTGATAAGGTTACATGTAACTTCTGCAAAAAAATCGGTCACACTGACTCAGTGTGCTGGTATAAAGCACGTTCTGATTCAGAGAAAACCGACCCTAATAAAAGTGAGGTTAATTTTTTAGGCAAAGCGAATTAAAGCTAACAGTCGTATTTATCCACGACATTCCAATTGAATCCCTAATAGACACAGGTGCTAATTGTAGCCTAATCAGACAATCCATAGCTAAACAgcttaaatgtaatatactaCCTTGTTTCAAATACCTTATGGGAATAGGACACGTTAGATTTGAAGTCTCGGGTAAAATAACTGTCCCTGTAAGATTCGATGATATATATATCGAACTTGATTTATTTGTCGTTAATGATcaaaaaattcattataatcTATTAATCGGTAGAAATGCTGTTGAATACCCTGACATTGAGATAATAACAGATTGTGATGGAAGTAGAATTCGGAGGAAAACTCCTAACAATGTAGACTTACACGTAAATACCTTGCTCCAGCCAGATTTTTGTAATATCCAAATGGCCgagttaaaatcaaaattaattcacTTAGAAGAAAAATTGCAACACcaaattatagatatttttgagaGACATATTgctatattaaacaaaactggGTCAGTCACAACAGGAGAATTAAAGATAAGGTTAAAAAGTGACAAAGTAGTAAATTATCGTCCCTATCGTTTGGCACCTTGTGAAAGAGATAAAGTAAAACTCATTATCCAGGAATTAATGGATAGCCATATAATTCGTGAAAGCGAATCACCGTTTTCAAGTCCTgtgattttagtaaaaaaaaaagatggtAGTGACAGACTTTGCGTCGATTATAGGTccctaaataaaatcattgaaaGAGACACATACCCTCTCCCTCTTATTGAGGATCAGATCGACAAATTAGGGAAAGCCAAGTTTTATATCTCAATTGATATGAAAAACGGATTTTATCAAATTCCAGTATCTGAACACTCTTCTAAATATACAGCCTTCTCAACCCCTGACGGAcattatgaatttataaaaatgcctTTTGGCATCTGTAATGGGCCATCCGTATTTCAACGGGCAATTTCCAAAGCCGTTTCACATTTAGATTTCCTACTTGTCTATATGGATGACATTCTTATTCCATTTTCAACTATTAATGAAGGTTTAAAATACCTAGAACTAACAGTATCAGCTCTCACCACTTctggttttaaaattaacccTAAAAAGTGTCAATTCTTTGTTAACTGTATCGAGTATTTGGGTAGACAAATATCTGAAGAAGGTGTTAGGCCATGTACATCTAAAGTTTCGGCCCTAATAAATTCACCAATTCCTCGTAACATTAAACAAGTACGACAATTTATGGGCCTGGCCTCTTATTTTAGGAAATTTATCCCAAATTTTGCAACACGTACTGCTTGTATTAGTAAATTAACACAGAAAAATCAAAAATGGGAATGGGGTTCGGAACAGGACATTGCGAGGAACTATGTACTGAATTACTTAGTATCCAGACCATTGTTGTCAATCTTTGATCCTACTTTAAAAACCGAGTTATATACTGATGCTAGTGCTATAGGATATGGTGCTATTTTAACCCAGAAAAAAGATAGAGATTCTAAAGTTATCgcttattttagtaaaagaaCTACACCTGCAGAGTCAAAATATAGTTCTTATGATTTAGAAACTCTAGCTATTTACAATGCCTTGAAACATTTCCGAGTATATTTACTAGGAATCAACTTTACAATTATCACAGATTGTAACGCTATTAAATCAACAATGAATAAGAAAGATTTATCACCACGTGTAGCTCGCTGGTGGACATATATGCAGGATTTCCAATTTGAAATTACTTACAAAAAAGGACAGTATATAAGCCATGTCGATTTTCTCAGTCGCAATCCTGTTGGGGACCCCATGTCTGCTGATATcacagtaaatttaataaatgaccCGCAATCTTGGTTAGAACTTGCACAACAAAGAGACCCCGAAATACTATCAATTATTCATGGTGTACAAACGGGAGAGTATGATTCAAACCAATATGTAGttcgtaataatttattatattacaaagttAATCCAAATGGGGAATTAAAGTTGTACATTCCAAAGGGTACAAGATTAAGTATTTTGCGTCTCTACCATGATGAAAATTGTCACGTTGGCTTCGAAAAAACTGTCTCTAAAATACGTGAGCATTTCTGGTTTCCTGCTATGAcaagttttgtaaaaaaatatctgtctCATTGTTTGGTTTGCATCAAACGCAAAAGTCACCATGGCCCTAAGCAAGGCTTCTTACACCCAATACAAAAAACCGCACTGCCTTTCCATACAATACACTTAGACTGTACAGGGCCTTTTACCCAGTCAAATGAaggttttaaacatattttattaatagtagaTGGGTTTACCAAGTTTTGTTTGCTTAAACCACTCAAAACCCTTAACGCTCAAGAATTAGTACCAGTTTTACGTGATATCATTACCTTATTTGGAACTCCATCTATAGTAATTTCTGATAGGGgaactaattttaatagtgGTCCAATTAGGTTATTTTTTGATGAcctaaatatagaacatcaCTTGATTTCCACGGGTACTCCCAGAAGTAATGGTCAAGTAGAACGTTACGTGTCTACTATAACTGATATGCTTAACACTATGTGCAATGAACAGTCAGATTGGCCGAACGTTCTGTGGAAAGTACAACAATCAATTAACACAACTGTACAAAAATCCACAGGCTTTACCCCTTTGCGACTACTTATCGGTGTAGACGCAAATATTCCATCTGTCCAAGCTCGTTTA includes:
- the LOC123689409 gene encoding trypsin-4-like; its protein translation is MVFGFTMLKSSVLFTALLAAILVEAIDVSREKVPYVVSIKEADEHICSGTILRGNWVLTSPQFVYDKQPKDLLVVTGTVDKTDSKALSVHVKKIEVHPNYDYMNFAYSLALLKTKEDISYSKLVMPIDLPTAPTKIADNLFALGWKLKGNLLLQSTVPTSNWRITKDISNDTLEHAEGKVNEALVDRGEGGRMISLMSRTNSS